In Rutidosis leptorrhynchoides isolate AG116_Rl617_1_P2 chromosome 2, CSIRO_AGI_Rlap_v1, whole genome shotgun sequence, one genomic interval encodes:
- the LOC139888083 gene encoding protein ALP1-like, with the protein MIEFFVDDSDDEKIVNFVNSLTQEEVNGETSSSRVPRSRIYVARDREDAAIRLYNDYFAESPVFPDKYLKRRFRMSRELFLRIVEGSINCMHWEWKNCPVAWQGQYTRGDQKGPSVMLEAVASQDLWIWHAFFGMAGSNNDINVLNFSPLFNTIKVGTAPPSPFEVNGRRYERGYYLGDGIYPDWAMLVKVPHNPTDEPCKKFKRFQESARKDIERAFGVLQGRFLMLKSPARSIDFNKIRRYMYACVVLHNMIQENNGFVI; encoded by the exons ATGATAGAGTTTTTTGTGGATGATTCGGATGACGAAAAGATTGTTAATTTTGTTAATAGTCTGACGCAAGAAGAAGTCAATGGAGAGACAAGTAGTTCTCGAGTCCCTCGATCCCGGATTTATGTTGCTAGGGATCGAGAAGATGCGGCTATAAGGTTATACAATGATTATTTTGCGGAGTCACCGGTGTTTCCCGACAAATATCTTAAACGACGTTTTCGAATGAGTCGTGAGTTATTTCTTCGAATTGTTGAAG GTAGTATCAATTGTATGCATTGGGAGTGGAAGAATTGTCCTGTTGCTTGGCAAGGACAATACACAAGAGGTGATCAGAAAGGGCCTTCTGTTATGCTTGAAGCAGTCGCCTCACAAGATTTGTGGATATGGCATGCATTCTTTGGTATGGCAGGTTCGAACAACGACATTAACGTTTTGAATTTTTCTCCATTGTTTAACACTATAAAAGTTGGAACTGCTCCACCTTCACCCTTTGAAGTAAACGGGCGTCGCTACGAAAGAGGGTATTACTTAGGTGATGGTATATACCCAGATTGGGCTATGTTGGTAAAAGTGCCTCATAATCCAACTGACGAACCTTGTAAAAAATTTAAACGATTTCAAGAAAGTGCAAGGAAAGATATTGAGCGTGCATTTGGAGTATTACAGGGTAGATTTTTAATGTTAAAAAGTCCGGCGAGATCTATAGacttcaacaaaattagaagaTATATGTATGCTTGTGTTGTTCTACATAACATGATTCAAGAAAATAACGGTTTTGTGATTTGA
- the LOC139888082 gene encoding uncharacterized protein encodes MADFEAPSFSLGLDFDLIDSQPQITTANQNNKPQSTSNQFSKLPEYEDDDFETLTVLDSDPDSLDSQPKLKRLRRGSTVNDAVSSASVKSNLDLHSAVVVDDDDIEDFSSPEDNNRIDEHLSTHQYSVYNSSKVPLSGHGVLTKQSGKRKQSVSDGPESVITNCSKSPFPKLTVSPLRRFQLIDSDSDPDDPFTSEVAANKTFNGSESYLNGGQPNLVSRAGLNEHGKLDESVNTFKKDLWEDFQSEKTFRMPTPAFDAVCEEYFSAKKDKIKSEGSSIESKRNGFSTNSVIDLDDTCLPAHRYFFHHDPRVQELVRTRLRNFFPLNAANRDNEQPSTSNIDYMGQFSNGEKSKQATQTSKGETSSRRNSRKSKAQETSQGFTNPKRSTEKGVPKDAGKRRVQADGQAGGGGHWFTGSDGKRVYVSKNGREMTGRAAYILYKKESGGGFKKKNPKKKSVAKKK; translated from the exons ATGGCTGATTTTGAAGCACCTTCGTTCTCATTAGGTCTCGATTTTGACCTAATTGATTCCCAGCCCCAAATCACTACTGCAAATCAAAATAATAAACCTCAATCAACATCGAATCAGTTCTCCAAGTTACCAGaatatgaagatgatgattttgaaACCCTAACAGTACTTGATTCAGACCCTGATAGTCTTGATTCACAGCCGAAACTGAAACGACTTCGCCGAGGATCTACGGTGAACGACGCCGTATCATCAGCTTCAGTTAAAAGTAATCTGGATTTGCATTCtgctgttgttgttgatgatgatgacatcGAAGATTTTTCTTCACCGGAGGATAATAATCGTATAG ATGAACATCTATCTACCCATCAATATTCAGTTTATAACAGCTCAAAAGTCCCTCTTAGCGGACACGGGGTTTTGACTAAACAATCAGGAAAAAGAAAGCAAAGTGTCTCAGATGGTCCAGAGTCTGTAATCACGAATTGTAGCAAATCACCGTTTCCAAAGTTAACTGTCAGTCCTCTTAGAAGGTTTCAGCTGATTGATTCTGACTCTGATCCTGACGATCCTTTTACAAGTGAAGTCGCTGCAAACAAAACTTTTAATGGATCAGAATCGTACCTGAACGGTGGGCAGCCTAATCTTGTGTCACGTGCAGGTTTAAATGAACATGGAAAATTAGATGAATCGGTTAATACATTTAAGAAAGATTTATGGGAAGATTTTCAATCAGAGAAGACTTTTCGTATGCCTACACCTGCATTTGATGCAGTCTGTGAGGAATATTTCAGTGCCAAAAAAGATAAAATAAAATCTGAGGGTAGTTCTATAGAGAGTAAACGAAATGGTTTTTCTACAAATAGTGTCATTGATTTGGATGACACGTGTCTTCCTGCTCATCGGTATTTTTTCCATCATGATCCGAGGGTTCAGGAACTAGTTCGAACACGATTGCGCAATTTCTTCCCTTTAAATGCAGCAAACAGAGATAATGAGCAGcccagtacctcaaacatcgactaTAT GGGTCAGTTTAGCAATGGGGAAAAGTCCAAACAGGCTACTCAAACTAGTAAAGGTGAGACTAGCTCAAGGAGAAATTCAAGAAAGTCAAAGGCGCAAGAAACATCACAGGGTTTTACGAATCCGAAGCGTAGTACTGAGAAAGGGGTCCCAAAAGATGCCGGTAAAAGGAGGGTTCAGGCAGATGGTCAAGCTGGTGGTGGTGGGCATTGGTTCACAGGCTCAGATGGGAAGAGA GTTTATGTCAGTAAAAATGGGCGAGAGATGACTGGTCGAGCTGCCTATATTCTCTATAAAAAG GAGAGTGGAGGAGGATTTAAAAAGAAAAATCCGAAGAAGAAAAGCGTTGCCAAGAAAAAATGA